A single genomic interval of Terriglobales bacterium harbors:
- the rpmJ gene encoding 50S ribosomal protein L36: protein MKVRASVKKICDKCKVIRRRGVVRVICENSKHKQRQG from the coding sequence ATGAAGGTACGCGCTTCAGTTAAAAAGATTTGTGACAAGTGCAAGGTCATTCGCCGCCGCGGAGTGGTGCGGGTGATCTGCGAAAATTCCAAGCACAAACAAAGGCAGGGGTAA
- the rplR gene encoding 50S ribosomal protein L18, protein MLTQVSKNESRQRIHQRFRKRMMGTPERPRLNVYRSLNHLYAQLVDDMAGRTLVSANTAEGGKKDKKTGGNLGAAKQIGKTIAERAKEKGISKVVFDRGGYLYHGRIKALADAAREAGLQF, encoded by the coding sequence ATGCTGACACAAGTTTCAAAAAACGAATCGCGGCAGAGGATCCACCAGCGTTTTCGCAAGCGCATGATGGGTACGCCGGAGCGTCCACGGCTGAATGTGTATCGCTCCTTGAACCATCTTTACGCGCAATTAGTGGATGACATGGCGGGTCGCACGCTGGTCTCAGCCAATACCGCCGAGGGCGGCAAAAAAGACAAGAAAACCGGCGGCAACCTGGGTGCGGCAAAACAGATTGGCAAGACCATCGCCGAGCGCGCCAAGGAGAAAGGCATCAGCAAAGTAGTTTTTGATCGTGGCGGTTATCTCTACCATGGCCGGATCAAGGCGTTGGCCGATGCTGCCAGAGAAGCAGGTTTACAGTTTTGA
- the rpsD gene encoding 30S ribosomal protein S4 translates to MARYKGPVCRLCRREGMKLFLKGAKCFTDKCPIEKRNFAPGQHGKDRKAKVVGYGLQLREKQKAKRIFFTQEGQFRNYFEKASRSPGVTGFLLLQQLERRLDNVIYRLGFAGARRQARQLVRHGHVEVNGRKVNIPSYEVKAGDQVAIREKSRKLTAIEQAREFTSHQTVPTWLEVDRENFKARVVNLPKREEINLPINEQLIVELYSK, encoded by the coding sequence TTGGCACGTTATAAAGGTCCAGTATGTCGTCTGTGCCGCCGCGAGGGCATGAAGCTGTTCCTCAAAGGGGCAAAATGTTTTACCGATAAGTGTCCCATTGAGAAGCGCAATTTCGCTCCTGGACAGCACGGTAAAGATCGCAAGGCCAAGGTTGTAGGCTACGGTCTGCAACTTCGCGAAAAGCAGAAAGCCAAGCGTATCTTCTTTACCCAAGAAGGCCAGTTCCGCAACTACTTTGAAAAGGCTTCCCGTTCGCCGGGGGTCACCGGCTTTCTGCTTCTGCAACAGCTTGAGCGCCGTCTGGACAACGTGATCTATCGCCTGGGATTTGCTGGCGCGCGTCGTCAGGCGCGGCAACTCGTGCGTCATGGCCACGTTGAGGTGAACGGCCGCAAGGTCAATATCCCCTCATACGAGGTCAAGGCGGGGGACCAGGTGGCAATTCGCGAGAAGAGTCGCAAGTTGACAGCCATTGAGCAGGCGCGCGAATTTACTTCTCATCAAACGGTGCCGACGTGGCTGGAAGTGGACCGCGAGAATTTCAAGGCGCGAGTGGTGAATCTGCCCAAGCGTGAAGAGATCAACCTCCCGATCAACGAGCAGTTGATCGTGGAACTGTACTCGAAATAA
- the rpsM gene encoding 30S ribosomal protein S13, whose amino-acid sequence MARIAGVDLPRNKHTDIALTYIYGIGHSRARRLLGIANVDGVKKIQDLSEDEVNRIRQAIEAEGGVEGDLRKDQSMHIKRLIEIGSYRGYRHRRNLPVRGQRTHTNARTRKGPRRGTVAQKKKATAKT is encoded by the coding sequence ATGGCACGTATTGCAGGCGTGGACCTTCCGCGCAACAAGCACACTGATATCGCCTTGACTTATATTTACGGAATTGGGCATTCTCGCGCGCGACGGCTGCTGGGAATTGCCAACGTTGACGGGGTGAAGAAAATACAGGACCTGAGCGAAGACGAGGTCAACCGCATCCGCCAGGCAATCGAAGCCGAGGGTGGGGTTGAGGGCGACCTCCGCAAAGACCAGTCCATGCATATTAAGCGGCTGATCGAAATCGGCTCATACCGCGGTTATCGGCACCGGCGCAACCTCCCGGTGCGTGGCCAGCGCACCCACACCAACGCCCGTACCCGCAAAGGACCGCGTCGCGGGACGGTTGCCCAGAAGAAGAAAGCGACGGCAAAAACATAA
- the infA gene encoding translation initiation factor IF-1, whose protein sequence is MSKEDAIEVMATVLEPLPNAMFRVELENKHQVLAHVSGKMRKNFIRILPGDKVAVELSPYDLTRGRIVYRYK, encoded by the coding sequence ATGAGTAAGGAAGATGCGATCGAAGTAATGGCTACGGTGCTGGAGCCGTTGCCCAATGCGATGTTTCGAGTGGAACTGGAAAACAAGCACCAGGTGTTGGCGCACGTCTCAGGAAAGATGCGGAAGAACTTCATCCGCATACTACCGGGGGACAAAGTCGCGGTGGAGCTTTCGCCCTACGACCTGACCCGCGGGCGAATCGTTTATAGGTACAAGTGA
- the secY gene encoding preprotein translocase subunit SecY, producing MWEKFANIFRIPDLRKRIGFTLGLLAVYRLGGHIPTPGINAELLQQFFEQNRGTFLGFVDLFSGGQLRRLTVFALGIMPYITASIILQLLTVVYEPLAKLQKEGELGRRKITQWTRYLTVILSAIQSFGIAYSLERSTMAGGTAFVNNPGVGFVLMTMLTLTAGSAFIMWLGEQITERGVGNGMSLLIFAGIVAGLPRGVADLVEKIRTDAWGAFTGPAVLLMVALMVLVVAFIVYVERSERRIPVQYAKRVIGRKIMGGQSTHLPLRVNAGGVMPVIFASSILTLPQTAGFAFRNNKVIGPIIEALKWGEPLYTLLYAVGIIFFAYFYVSIVFNPTEVADNMRKYGGFIPGIRPGRRTADHINEILTRITLVGALYLIIISFIPEWMIAGIHLNHLPGMLGSFFERFPTWVTNGLGVNFYFGGTSLLIVVGVAMDTVTQIEAQLIMRHYEGFSPRSGRIRGRRTWA from the coding sequence ATGTGGGAGAAGTTTGCCAACATATTTCGAATTCCTGATCTGCGGAAGCGGATCGGGTTCACCCTAGGACTGCTCGCGGTTTATCGCCTGGGCGGACATATTCCCACGCCCGGCATTAACGCCGAACTATTGCAGCAATTCTTTGAGCAGAATCGAGGCACTTTTCTGGGGTTTGTGGACCTGTTCAGTGGCGGACAACTCCGTCGCTTAACCGTCTTTGCTCTGGGAATCATGCCGTACATCACGGCGTCCATCATCCTGCAACTTCTGACCGTAGTGTACGAGCCGTTGGCCAAGCTACAGAAGGAAGGCGAACTCGGACGCAGGAAGATTACCCAGTGGACACGCTATTTGACGGTGATCCTCAGTGCCATCCAGTCCTTCGGTATTGCGTACAGCCTGGAGCGGTCTACCATGGCGGGTGGTACTGCCTTTGTGAACAACCCCGGCGTAGGCTTCGTTCTGATGACCATGCTGACCTTGACCGCTGGAAGCGCGTTCATCATGTGGCTGGGAGAACAGATCACGGAACGCGGCGTCGGCAACGGAATGTCGTTGCTGATTTTTGCCGGAATCGTCGCCGGCTTGCCGCGCGGCGTCGCTGACCTTGTCGAAAAGATAAGGACCGATGCGTGGGGCGCCTTTACCGGGCCAGCCGTGCTCTTAATGGTGGCCCTGATGGTGCTGGTGGTGGCTTTCATCGTCTATGTGGAGCGCAGCGAGCGACGTATCCCGGTGCAATATGCGAAGCGAGTCATCGGGCGAAAGATCATGGGTGGCCAGTCCACGCACTTGCCCTTGCGGGTGAATGCGGGCGGCGTGATGCCGGTAATTTTCGCTTCGTCCATTTTGACTTTGCCGCAGACCGCCGGCTTTGCTTTTCGTAATAACAAGGTGATCGGACCGATCATCGAGGCATTAAAGTGGGGTGAGCCCCTGTATACGCTGCTTTACGCGGTGGGGATCATTTTCTTCGCCTATTTTTACGTTTCCATTGTGTTCAACCCCACCGAAGTTGCAGACAACATGCGCAAATATGGTGGGTTCATTCCCGGCATTCGTCCCGGACGGCGCACGGCTGATCACATCAACGAGATTTTGACGCGCATTACGCTGGTGGGCGCGCTCTATCTGATCATTATTTCGTTCATTCCGGAGTGGATGATCGCCGGCATTCACTTGAACCACCTGCCCGGGATGTTGGGCTCATTCTTCGAGCGTTTTCCGACTTGGGTGACCAACGGGTTGGGAGTCAATTTTTACTTCGGTGGCACTTCGTTGCTGATCGTAGTGGGCGTCGCCATGGATACGGTGACGCAGATTGAGGCGCAATTGATCATGCGCCACTATGAGGGCTTCAGCCCGCGCAGCGGTCGGATTCGCGGCAGGCGTACCTGGGCGTGA
- the map gene encoding type I methionyl aminopeptidase gives MPIVCKSPTEIEKMRRSGQIVRQVLERVRELATPSASTMDLERAAEKRIKELGAKPAFKGYHDYPCVLCTSVNQEIVHGIPSSKRVLNEGDIVSIDCGVVLDGYYSDAAITVPVGNHTPAELKKLLEVTEGSLYRGIEQAVIGNSVGDVGAAVQEYVESNGFNVVREFVGHGIGTQLHEEPQVPNFGVRGHGARLQEGMVLAIEPMVNAGRPGARLLNDNWTAVTEDGSYSAHFEHCVAVTKDGPLILTQ, from the coding sequence ATGCCGATCGTGTGCAAGTCGCCGACAGAAATTGAGAAAATGCGCCGCAGCGGACAGATTGTGCGTCAGGTGCTTGAGCGCGTGCGGGAACTGGCAACTCCGTCGGCGAGTACCATGGACCTGGAACGCGCTGCGGAAAAACGCATCAAGGAACTCGGTGCTAAACCGGCATTCAAGGGTTACCACGATTATCCCTGCGTGCTCTGCACCTCAGTGAATCAGGAGATCGTGCACGGAATTCCTTCCAGCAAGCGGGTGCTGAACGAAGGCGACATCGTTTCCATTGATTGCGGCGTGGTGCTCGATGGCTATTACTCGGACGCGGCGATCACCGTTCCGGTGGGCAACCACACGCCGGCCGAGCTGAAGAAGCTGTTAGAGGTCACAGAAGGTTCGCTCTATCGTGGAATTGAGCAGGCGGTCATAGGAAATTCGGTGGGGGATGTGGGCGCCGCCGTCCAGGAGTACGTGGAGTCAAACGGATTCAATGTGGTCCGCGAGTTTGTGGGGCACGGAATTGGGACGCAGCTTCATGAAGAGCCGCAGGTGCCAAATTTCGGCGTTCGCGGCCATGGAGCGCGCCTGCAGGAAGGCATGGTGCTCGCCATCGAGCCCATGGTCAATGCGGGTCGTCCGGGAGCGCGGTTGTTGAACGATAATTGGACGGCGGTGACCGAAGATGGAAGCTACAGCGCCCATTTTGAGCACTGTGTTGCGGTCACCAAAGACGGACCCCTGATTTTGACTCAGTGA
- the rplO gene encoding 50S ribosomal protein L15, giving the protein MNLSTVRAPKRANEKKKRVGRGMGSGMGKTSTRGHKGQRSRSGSRMMRGFEGGQMPLHRRLPKRGFTNIFRKEFVIVNLERLVELGESTITPELLHKSGLIKGPDDRVKILGDGELKSALTVKAHKFSKSAEEKITKAGGKAEVIQ; this is encoded by the coding sequence ATGAATCTTTCGACAGTTCGCGCGCCCAAGCGCGCCAATGAAAAGAAAAAGCGGGTGGGCCGGGGTATGGGCTCAGGCATGGGCAAGACCTCCACACGCGGCCATAAAGGGCAGCGTTCGCGCAGTGGATCGCGGATGATGCGCGGCTTTGAAGGCGGTCAGATGCCCTTGCATCGCCGCTTGCCTAAGCGCGGCTTCACCAATATTTTCCGCAAAGAATTCGTGATCGTAAACCTCGAGCGACTGGTTGAGTTGGGAGAGAGCACGATCACTCCCGAGCTGTTGCACAAGTCCGGTCTTATTAAGGGACCTGACGACCGAGTCAAAATACTCGGGGACGGCGAACTGAAATCGGCGCTCACCGTAAAAGCCCATAAATTTTCCAAGTCGGCCGAGGAGAAGATCACTAAGGCCGGTGGTAAGGCAGAGGTCATTCAGTAA
- the rpsE gene encoding 30S ribosomal protein S5: MPTAVKKLDAGQYQLKDQVVSINRVTKVVKGGKNLSFAALVVVGDPSAAVVGYGSGKAKEVPQAIRKGIESAKKNLVRINLNQTTIPHTVLGRFGSGMVLLKPAPEGTGVIAGGAVRAVMTSAGVQNVLTKSIGTTNPHNVIKATFDALKKLKNREAVAAMRGKAVEEL; the protein is encoded by the coding sequence ATGCCAACAGCCGTTAAGAAACTCGACGCTGGACAATACCAGCTCAAAGACCAGGTGGTTTCGATCAATCGCGTCACCAAAGTGGTGAAGGGCGGAAAGAACCTGTCCTTCGCAGCCCTGGTGGTGGTGGGCGATCCCTCGGCCGCCGTGGTGGGGTATGGCTCGGGAAAAGCCAAAGAAGTTCCCCAAGCCATCCGCAAAGGGATTGAATCGGCCAAAAAGAACCTGGTGCGAATCAACCTGAACCAGACCACCATCCCGCATACCGTCCTCGGACGATTTGGTTCTGGTATGGTCCTGCTCAAGCCGGCGCCGGAGGGCACGGGCGTGATTGCCGGTGGGGCGGTGCGGGCAGTGATGACCTCCGCGGGAGTGCAGAATGTGCTTACCAAGTCCATCGGCACCACCAATCCTCACAACGTGATCAAGGCAACCTTCGATGCTTTGAAGAAGCTGAAGAACCGCGAGGCAGTGGCTGCGATGCGCGGCAAAGCGGTCGAGGAGTTATAA
- the rpmD gene encoding 50S ribosomal protein L30 has product MAATARKKTAGKKSAAAGTIQIKWVRSAIAAPKKHKLVVKGLGFTRLNQVIERQDTPSIRGMVAAVPHLVKIVESPGA; this is encoded by the coding sequence ATGGCTGCAACAGCGAGGAAGAAGACAGCGGGAAAGAAGTCGGCGGCGGCCGGGACAATCCAGATCAAGTGGGTGCGTTCGGCTATTGCGGCCCCCAAAAAACACAAGCTGGTCGTAAAGGGGCTCGGCTTTACTCGTCTGAATCAGGTAATCGAGCGCCAGGATACGCCCTCCATTCGTGGGATGGTCGCGGCGGTGCCGCACCTGGTGAAGATCGTGGAATCCCCGGGAGCTTAG
- a CDS encoding DNA-directed RNA polymerase subunit alpha, with the protein MLWKGFQKPKRLATDTESLTDKYGMFWAQPFERGFGTTIGNALRRVLLSSIEGAAVTAVKIEGVLHEFQSIPGVVEDATDIILNLKQVPFKLNGEGPKAIYLRAEQPGVVTSGMIEADADVEVLDKDVYIATVSEGGKLDMEMRLKRGRGYVSADKNFDEDLGIGFIPIDSVHSPVRKCNYTVEAARLGQITDYDKLTLEVWTNGSVAPADAIGLAAKLLKDHMNIFINFEEELETMASSEERKPEIRNENLNRSVEELELSVRSYNCLKNANIQTIGELVQKTEAEMLKTKNFGRKSLNEIKEILATMGLSLGMKIDEHGNAVPGPQPPPQPVGTIYGENPQY; encoded by the coding sequence ATGCTTTGGAAAGGTTTTCAAAAACCAAAACGGCTCGCCACGGACACGGAGAGTCTAACCGATAAATACGGAATGTTCTGGGCCCAGCCCTTTGAGCGTGGCTTTGGAACTACCATCGGCAACGCGCTGCGCCGTGTGCTGCTGTCCTCGATTGAGGGCGCGGCAGTCACTGCAGTGAAGATTGAGGGCGTGCTGCACGAATTCCAGTCCATCCCCGGAGTAGTCGAGGATGCAACCGACATCATCCTCAACCTGAAGCAGGTACCGTTTAAGCTGAATGGTGAGGGCCCTAAGGCCATCTACCTGCGTGCCGAGCAGCCGGGCGTGGTGACATCAGGGATGATCGAGGCCGACGCAGACGTCGAAGTCCTGGACAAAGACGTCTATATCGCCACCGTCAGCGAAGGCGGCAAGCTGGACATGGAAATGCGCTTGAAGCGCGGCCGTGGCTACGTTTCCGCAGATAAGAATTTCGATGAGGACCTGGGGATCGGATTTATTCCAATCGATTCAGTTCACTCGCCGGTGCGCAAGTGCAATTACACGGTGGAAGCCGCTCGTCTGGGCCAGATCACCGACTACGACAAGCTGACTCTTGAAGTATGGACCAACGGGTCGGTAGCTCCGGCGGATGCGATTGGGTTGGCGGCGAAGTTGCTGAAGGACCACATGAATATCTTCATCAACTTCGAAGAAGAGCTGGAGACCATGGCCTCCAGCGAAGAGCGCAAGCCGGAGATCCGCAACGAGAACCTCAACCGTTCCGTGGAGGAACTCGAGCTTTCGGTCCGCAGCTATAACTGCCTGAAGAACGCCAACATTCAGACCATTGGCGAACTGGTCCAGAAAACAGAAGCCGAAATGCTGAAGACCAAGAATTTCGGCAGGAAATCGCTGAACGAGATCAAAGAGATCCTCGCCACCATGGGATTGAGCCTGGGCATGAAAATTGATGAGCACGGCAACGCCGTGCCCGGACCTCAACCGCCGCCACAACCGGTGGGCACCATCTATGGAGAAAACCCGCAGTACTGA
- a CDS encoding adenylate kinase gives MTRRSGVKKRRKARAMVEKNSGKVGPIILLGPPGAGKGTQAKRIAEHYGIPQVSTGDLLRENIARGTALGRQAKEVMDRGELVSDDVVNEMVRERLGEEDCRRGFILDGYPRTPVQAGWLDGFLESKRAKGRAQCGPLIVIEMDVDYNNLIERLTGRLYCAHCGRIYNVITQPPRVDQLCDFDGTPLVARSDDRREVIAERLKAYEQQTRPLADYYAKQGQLVHVNADLDVDAVTSQVLRVIERSRGADMKSPSWSA, from the coding sequence ATGACGAGGCGAAGCGGAGTTAAGAAGAGACGCAAGGCCAGGGCGATGGTGGAGAAGAACTCAGGTAAGGTTGGTCCGATCATCCTCCTGGGGCCGCCAGGGGCGGGCAAGGGGACCCAGGCCAAGCGCATCGCCGAGCATTACGGGATTCCGCAGGTCTCAACCGGCGACCTGCTGCGCGAGAATATCGCGCGCGGAACGGCTTTGGGCCGACAGGCAAAGGAAGTCATGGATCGGGGCGAGTTAGTGTCCGATGACGTGGTAAATGAAATGGTGCGGGAACGGCTTGGGGAAGAAGATTGTCGGCGCGGTTTCATCCTTGACGGGTATCCGCGTACGCCGGTGCAGGCGGGTTGGTTGGACGGTTTTCTGGAAAGTAAGCGGGCCAAAGGGCGAGCCCAGTGCGGGCCGTTGATTGTGATAGAGATGGACGTCGACTACAATAATCTTATTGAGAGGCTTACCGGCCGGCTCTATTGCGCTCACTGTGGCCGCATTTATAACGTTATCACTCAGCCTCCTCGCGTTGACCAGCTCTGTGATTTCGACGGAACTCCGCTGGTGGCCCGCAGCGATGATCGAAGGGAAGTCATCGCGGAGCGTCTGAAAGCTTACGAGCAACAAACTCGACCTTTGGCCGATTATTACGCGAAGCAGGGCCAGCTGGTGCACGTGAATGCGGATTTGGATGTTGATGCTGTGACTTCGCAGGTTTTGAGGGTCATTGAACGTTCTCGCGGCGCAGACATGAAGAGTCCAAGCTGGAGCGCTTGA
- the rpsK gene encoding 30S ribosomal protein S11, whose protein sequence is MAKPTTPAAATTGAPAAPEKKGKKKQFKKKERKHVPHAVAHIQASFNNTIVTIADQAGNVLAWKSSGSLGFRGSRKGTPFAAQQAAMNAANMVREHGVRSVEVRVSGPGSGRESAIRALAAAGIDVRQIRDVTPIPHNGCRPPKRRRV, encoded by the coding sequence ATGGCTAAACCAACTACTCCCGCTGCTGCAACCACCGGCGCTCCCGCTGCACCGGAGAAAAAAGGAAAGAAGAAGCAGTTCAAGAAGAAGGAGCGCAAGCATGTCCCGCATGCCGTGGCGCACATCCAGGCGTCCTTCAACAACACCATCGTGACCATCGCCGATCAGGCCGGCAATGTGCTCGCCTGGAAGAGTTCCGGGTCACTGGGCTTTCGCGGCTCGCGCAAGGGTACTCCGTTTGCGGCGCAGCAGGCGGCCATGAATGCGGCCAATATGGTGCGCGAGCACGGGGTGCGCAGCGTGGAAGTGCGGGTCAGTGGGCCAGGTTCGGGACGCGAATCGGCAATTCGTGCTCTCGCTGCCGCTGGAATTGACGTACGCCAGATTCGCGATGTCACGCCCATCCCACACAACGGGTGCCGGCCACCGAAAAGGCGAAGAGTATAG